Part of the Lepidochelys kempii isolate rLepKem1 chromosome 8, rLepKem1.hap2, whole genome shotgun sequence genome is shown below.
TATTTGGCAAAACACTCTCTCTGGCTTCTTTACATAAACAAGTCCAAGTTACTTTACCTGATTTAGATGTTATACATAGAACAGCAATTAGCTGTGTTTTGCCTGGGGTGTCTCTGCTTACCAGCCAATAGAACCTCACTTAAACTAAAATATTACTTATGTTATGTTTGCTCTTCAAAGCCCCAACCAAGAACAGGGTCCCTTTGTGCTAggaactacagtagaacctcagagttacgaacacctcaggaatggaggttgttcgtaactctgaacaaaacattatggtggttctttcaaaattttataactgaacattgacttaatacagctttgaaactgtactatgcagaagaaaatgctgcatttaaccatcttaatgtaaataaaacaagtacagaaacagtttccttactttgtcaaatctttgtttaaaactttctctttattttttagtagtttacgtttaaacTCAGTACtatattgtatttgctttttttttgttttggtctctgctgctgccggattgtgtacttccggttccaaatgaggtgtatggttgactgatcagtttgtaactctggtgtttgcaactctgaggttctattgtatacAGACACATAGTAAAAGACAAGCTCTGCCCCAAGGTTGCTTGCAGTCTAAGTAcgcaagagagagaaagagtgagggagaggaactattattatcctcattttatagacaAGAAACTGAAGGAGGAGTCAAGTGACTTTTCCAGGGTTACACAGGGAGTCAGTGGTGGAGTCAGTGGTAGAGTCAGGAACTGAACTCAGCtctcaagtcccagtccagtgtctaacctcaagaccatccttcttctcagtAAATGTATGCAGTTCTTATGCGTTAGACCAGTTTTCAGCTATGCCTGTATTTTCTTTGTGTTGCCACCGCTAGCTGATGACACGTGTGACCAAGTGGGACTAGTTTGTTTGAGCCAAGAGGTGTAAAAGTACCATAGCTGGCAGCTTGTGGGATCCTGGCATGGCAGTTTCTAAGATGACAGCAGGGAAAAGGCCAGTTTGGCCAGTGAAAAGGGCTTTTAGTGCGGGGTTCAAAGGGAGAAATAACTGAACTTGGTTGTAAGGGAGGCCTGTGTTTAACTTACAGAAAGTTTAATGGGGAAGCAGAGACACTTAGCCACCACCACTGTGGCTGTGTAAATACAGGGGACTGCAGGAATCTGTACATCTATCCAGCCCTTTCCATCATGCGCTAACTGTAGACAGCACTGAAGATTTAATTGGAACTAGAATTCataaatatgaataaaaaatatacatttaaaaatttgcTTTTACTTGTGTAACCTGGGCATAGTGGGAGTTTCTGTACTCTTTTGCTGAATTAGACATGCCATGGGTTAGTTGTTAGTGAAAAGAGCAAGCTGGTATTTGACTGGGGTGATAACTTATTGCAGGCTACGAGGAGAAATGCAAGAGAGACTAGGGCATTGGTGCTGGGCTTCTGTAACGCCTAAAGGCAAGGGGATTTCAAAAATTTGGGGGAGAAGCAACAAAATTTACCAAAAATGTAAAAAAGCTTTTTTCCTGTGCTTCCCCTCTTATCCTTTAAGGATGCTGTAAGCTGTTACTGAGAGTTGAAAGAAACaatgaacaaaaatataaaaatagttcAAAAAATGAAGACCTTGTCTGAAAGCCAATGCCTGATTAGCAATTATGCATCCCATTTAAGGCTGATGCATCTTGAGTGGGTAGGGATTCTGGCTTGCATTTCACTTCACTCATCAGATGGTGCAATATCCTGCAAAGTGACATATTGTGCCGTATTACCTATGTTATCTAACTTTCCTGCTAAATTCCATAACGCTAAGATTTGTACTCTAATCTATTGTGTGTGGTTGATTCCTTTAGGTTGCTATGGGCTTCTTTCAGGTGGGCTTTGTCTCAGTGTACCTCTCTGATTCCTTACTCGGCGGATTTGTCACAGGTGCCTCCTTTACTATCCTAACGTCCCAAGTGAAGTATCTTCTGGGCCTGGACATTCCACGCAGCAATGGCACTGGCTCCCTCATAACCACTTGGATAAACATCTTCAGAAACATCCACAAGACCAACATCTGCGACCTCATCACCAGCTTCTTGTGTCTCCTTGTCCTCGTCCCAACCAAAGAGCTGAATGATCACTTTAAATCCAGGCTCAAGGCCCCCATACCCATTGAACTGGTCGTGGTTGTTGCAGCTACGCTGGCATCCCATTTTGGGAAGCTGAAGGAGAATTATGGCTCCAGTGTTGCTGGACACATTCCAACTGGGTTCCTGCCACCCCAGCCACCCAAATGGGATCTGATTTCTAGTGTGGCGATGGATGCTGTTGCCATAGCCATTATTGGCTTTGCTATCACTGTGTCCCTCTCCGAGATGTTCGCCAAGAAGCATGGTTACACAGTTAAGGCCAATCAGGAAATGTACGCCATTGGCTTTTGCAACATTATTCCCTCTTTCTTCCACTGCTTCACAACTAGTGCAGCTCTTGCCAAGACTCTTGTCAAAGAGTCAACGGGCTGCAGAACTCAGATCTCCGGGGTGGTGACCGCATTGGTCATCCTATTAGTTCTGCTTTTGATTGCACCTCTCTTCTACTCCCTTCAGAAATGTGTCCTAGGGGTCATAACCATTGTGAACCTCAGAGGAGCCCTGCAGAAGTTCAGGGATCTGCCCAAAATGTGGCATCTGAGCAAAGTGGACACAGTGATCTGGTTAGTCACGATGGTCGCTTCGGCACTGCTAAGTACTGAAATTGGCCTGCTGATTGGTGTCTGCTTCTCAATGCTGTGCGTCATTGTGAGGACTCAGAGACCAGAGGCACCATTGCTTGGCTGGGTGGTAGAGACTGAAATGTATGAATCCCTGTCTGCCTACAAAAACCTGAAGACTAGGCCAGGCATTGTGGTTTTCCGTTTCGAAGCACCTCTCTACTATATCAACAAAGAATGCTTTAAATCCATGCTGTATAAGCAGACTGGAGTCAACCCAGCCGGGGTGCAGGCAGCCAAGAAAAGGGCAGCAAAGCGAATGCTTAAAGAGAAAATGGTGAATTCTGGTGGCAGCCAGGTGGATGTTGCAGTGCAGCTTGTCACTGAACCATTGGTGTTTCACACCCTAGTGATTGACTGCTGTGCAATACAGTTCTTGGACACAGCTGGGATCCACACGCTTAAAGAGATCTGCAAAGATTATGGGGAGATAGGCATCCAAGTGCTGCTGGCCCAGTGTAATGCCTCTGTGAGGAGTTCCCTGCACCGGGGAGAATACTTTAAAAAAGAGGAACAGAACCTCCTCTTCCACAGTGTGCACCAGGCTGTGGACTTTGCATTGGCTGCACATAAGCAAAATGGGTGCTGGAAAGGTAACAACTATGTGTAGGATCAGAGGGGGAAATTGTGGATGTATATGTAATGTGCGTGCTCTCACACAGGTAAAATGCACCAAAGTACAGGGATATTGTTCAAAAACTGTAGTGTAGAGCACATAGTGTGCTTTAATCTTGTCCAACTGGATAGGGTGATTAGGTAAGTAGTGCTGAATATAGGCATCCTCAATGTGATCATGATTAACTTGGTAAACCaatgtttttcatgatcctcctgTGTATTCCCTGTTCGGCTTTCCATATCCTAGTAATAACCCAACATTTAGATCTGCACCCCTGATGCCCTTATTACTGCCACCATCTTTCTGGATTGAACTTCCTTTGACAGCTGTCAGTACTTCCCCTTAGTGAATAGTTTGAGGCAACTACGCTTTTCCTCCCCAGTTCCCGGACTGGGCATGCTGCCTTCATATCACTTAGTCCTTGTGCTGGCCAAGGAATGAGTGAGTGGGAACAGATacccagctctgttgggttgtTCTCTGACATGACAATGGAGAGAGTTTTCTGCTGGATGAGGACCTGGGCCTGACTTTCACAAAGAGTTACAATTTCACTCTGAGAAAAGGGAAGTGACAATTAGATTCCTTGATGTATGTGACTTGTGCATGTTACATATGCAGCAGGTCAGGTACTGAAAGAACTTCAGGAATCGGAGTGATTTGAAATCAAGgcaacaagtctcagagcccaggtctgcagATTTGGGCTCACACTATGGTGCTAAAACCAGCAGTATAGATGTTCGAGttggggctggagctcaggctctggaaCCCCCTTGCCTCggatttcagagcccaagctccagcctgagcgggaacgtctacatggctatttttagcgtTTTAGCACAAGCCCAAATCTATAGagtcaggctctgagacttgctgccttGATTTGTTTGAGTTCAGGCTGAGTGCATGACCCTGAGGGTGTGCGTTTTCATCCCTAATGGGAAAGCATTACAGTTTATCTCACTGTCACATTCTATTGCTGTTATCAGAGGGATCTGCAGAGCAGGTACTCTGtaagttcaggtttcagagtaacagccctgttagtctgtattcgcaaaaagaaaaggaggacttgtggcaccttagagactaaccaatttatttgagcataagctttcgtgagctacagctcacttcatcggatgcagtgatccaatgaagtgaactgtagctcacgaaagcttatgctcaaataaattggttaatctctaaggtgccagaagtactccttttctttctgtaggtTCATACGCCTTTGATTACACCTCTGATTGCACAGAGTTTAAGTGTTTTCAGAAATACAACTTGATGCCTTTCTAGCTTGCATGGGTTGGGTATATACTATACAGGCAGTTCAGAATGAAATGCTTTAATAAGTAACTCCTCATAATCACTTCTAATCAAAGATGCCTTGCCACCTACTCTCTGACCTTGCCACCTATTATTCTTATCTAGTAGATAAGGATTGGAGCAATGGTTTTCTTATTTACACACATGGTTGTATATTTGTTGGGAAAGTTTGTCTTTTTATGTTGAGTTCCTTTGGACAATCTtgacagatttttatttaaagattt
Proteins encoded:
- the LOC140915711 gene encoding sulfate transporter-like isoform X2 gives rise to the protein MAAEEELSHVQSASEMAEGENDTHIFQPTMFLEPQETSIDMKALLVKKVTKTCSCTPTEVKDLIFSFLPVLQWVPKYKLREYLLGDIMSGVIVGILLVPQSIAYSLLAGQEPIYGLYTSFFANIIYFLFGTSRHISVGIFGVLCLMVGQVVDREVQRAGYDVEPSVHSGLQRDMVIYVNTTTLAVNQTSQPLLCDRSCYAITVGATVTFIAGVYQVAMGFFQVGFVSVYLSDSLLGGFVTGASFTILTSQVKYLLGLDIPRSNGTGSLITTWINIFRNIHKTNICDLITSFLCLLVLVPTKELNDHFKSRLKAPIPIELVVVVAATLASHFGKLKENYGSSVAGHIPTGFLPPQPPKWDLISSVAMDAVAIAIIGFAITVSLSEMFAKKHGYTVKANQEMYAIGFCNIIPSFFHCFTTSAALAKTLVKESTGCRTQISGVVTALVILLVLLLIAPLFYSLQKCVLGVITIVNLRGALQKFRDLPKMWHLSKVDTVIWLVTMVASALLSTEIGLLIGVCFSMLCVIVRTQRPEAPLLGWVVETEMYESLSAYKNLKTRPGIVVFRFEAPLYYINKECFKSMLYKQTGVNPAGVQAAKKRAAKRMLKEKMVNSGGSQVDVAVQLVTEPLVFHTLVIDCCAIQFLDTAGIHTLKEICKDYGEIGIQVLLAQCNASVRSSLHRGEYFKKEEQNLLFHSVHQAVDFALAAHKQNGCWKGNNYV
- the LOC140915711 gene encoding sulfate transporter-like isoform X1, with protein sequence MMGYSPPCLRILQMGKMRRRTSLGRAHSTPFSLTARIFLLPSLTYPPNPTKPEKGPLGAFRMAAEEELSHVQSASEMAEGENDTHIFQPTMFLEPQETSIDMKALLVKKVTKTCSCTPTEVKDLIFSFLPVLQWVPKYKLREYLLGDIMSGVIVGILLVPQSIAYSLLAGQEPIYGLYTSFFANIIYFLFGTSRHISVGIFGVLCLMVGQVVDREVQRAGYDVEPSVHSGLQRDMVIYVNTTTLAVNQTSQPLLCDRSCYAITVGATVTFIAGVYQVAMGFFQVGFVSVYLSDSLLGGFVTGASFTILTSQVKYLLGLDIPRSNGTGSLITTWINIFRNIHKTNICDLITSFLCLLVLVPTKELNDHFKSRLKAPIPIELVVVVAATLASHFGKLKENYGSSVAGHIPTGFLPPQPPKWDLISSVAMDAVAIAIIGFAITVSLSEMFAKKHGYTVKANQEMYAIGFCNIIPSFFHCFTTSAALAKTLVKESTGCRTQISGVVTALVILLVLLLIAPLFYSLQKCVLGVITIVNLRGALQKFRDLPKMWHLSKVDTVIWLVTMVASALLSTEIGLLIGVCFSMLCVIVRTQRPEAPLLGWVVETEMYESLSAYKNLKTRPGIVVFRFEAPLYYINKECFKSMLYKQTGVNPAGVQAAKKRAAKRMLKEKMVNSGGSQVDVAVQLVTEPLVFHTLVIDCCAIQFLDTAGIHTLKEICKDYGEIGIQVLLAQCNASVRSSLHRGEYFKKEEQNLLFHSVHQAVDFALAAHKQNGCWKGNNYV